A DNA window from Bradyrhizobium sp. CCBAU 53421 contains the following coding sequences:
- a CDS encoding MBL fold metallo-hydrolase has protein sequence MHTKTDSLPSSAEALRYPWENHPGHDQVVEVAPGVLWARLKLPFRLNHVNIYLLADGDGWTMVDAGFGNEESIAAWTTLFEGPLKHVKVKRLIVTHSHPDHVGLAGWITERFDCPLYMSQVEYLQSVYHQNRGTEERRNAQRLFFRRHGMDEDLTEKLLGRGQDYLKRVSVLPPSYHRLTHGDEVVIGARRFKVITGGGHALDQVMLYCAADKLFLSADQVLSKISPNVSVWAVEPEQNSLGEYLASLASLTTTLPYDVMVLPGHGVPFYGLKTRIKQLADHHEERCRLIAEACREVPQTSKELVPVVFHKHVLDEHQMGFAAGELVAHVNYMLVEGRLTAEMHDDGMLRFKTT, from the coding sequence ATGCATACGAAGACCGACAGCCTTCCCTCCTCGGCGGAGGCACTGCGATACCCTTGGGAGAACCATCCCGGCCACGACCAGGTCGTGGAGGTGGCCCCCGGCGTGCTGTGGGCGCGGCTGAAGCTGCCGTTCCGCCTCAACCATGTGAACATCTACCTGCTCGCCGACGGCGACGGCTGGACCATGGTGGACGCCGGCTTCGGCAACGAGGAATCGATCGCGGCTTGGACCACGCTGTTCGAGGGACCGCTGAAGCACGTCAAGGTCAAGCGGCTGATCGTGACGCATTCGCACCCCGATCACGTCGGTCTCGCCGGCTGGATCACCGAGCGTTTCGACTGCCCGCTGTACATGTCGCAGGTGGAATATCTGCAATCGGTTTATCACCAGAACCGCGGCACCGAGGAACGGCGCAACGCGCAGCGGCTGTTCTTCCGCCGCCACGGCATGGACGAGGACCTGACCGAGAAGCTGCTCGGCCGCGGCCAGGATTACCTGAAGCGGGTATCAGTACTGCCGCCGTCCTATCACCGCCTCACCCATGGCGACGAGGTCGTGATCGGCGCGCGGCGCTTCAAAGTGATCACCGGCGGCGGGCACGCGCTCGACCAGGTGATGCTGTATTGCGCGGCCGACAAGCTGTTCCTGTCCGCCGACCAGGTGCTGAGCAAGATCTCGCCCAATGTCAGCGTCTGGGCGGTCGAGCCCGAGCAGAACTCGCTCGGCGAATATCTGGCCTCGCTGGCCAGCCTGACCACCACCCTGCCCTATGACGTGATGGTGCTGCCGGGCCATGGAGTGCCGTTCTACGGGCTGAAGACCCGGATCAAGCAGCTCGCCGATCATCATGAGGAGCGCTGCCGGCTGATCGCCGAGGCCTGCCGCGAGGTGCCGCAGACCTCCAAGGAACTGGTGCCAGTGGTGTTCCACAAGCACGTGCTGGACGAGCACCAGATGGGATTTGCCGCCGGCGAGCTGGTCGCCCACGTCAACTACATGCTGGTCGAGGGCCGCCTGACGGCCGAGATGCACGACGACGGCATGCTGCGCTTCAAGACCACCTGA
- the hemA gene encoding 5-aminolevulinate synthase: MNYSQFFQTALNRLHDERRYRVFADLERIAGRFPHATWHSPKGSRNVVIWCSNDYLGMGQHPKVVGAMVETATRVGTGAGGTRNIAGTHHPLVQLEAELADLHGKEASLLFTSGYVSNQTGISTLAKLIPNCLILSDALNHNSMIEGVRQAGCERQIFRHNDVAHLEELLIAAGPERPKLIVCESLYSMDGDVAPLGKICDLAEKYGAMTYVDEVHAVGMYGPRGGGIAERDGVMHRIDVLEGTLAKAFGCLGGYIAGRAEIIDAVRSYAPGFIFTTALPPAICSAATAAIRHLKTSNWERERHQDRAARTKAILTAAGLPVMSSDTHIVPLFVGDPEKCKRASDLLLEDHGIYIQPINYPTVAKGSERLRITPSPYHDDGLIDALADALLQVWDRLGLPLHQKPLAAE; the protein is encoded by the coding sequence ATGAATTACAGCCAGTTTTTCCAAACCGCCCTCAACCGCCTGCATGACGAGCGGCGCTACCGGGTGTTCGCCGACCTCGAACGGATCGCGGGACGCTTCCCGCACGCGACCTGGCATTCGCCGAAGGGCAGCCGCAACGTCGTGATCTGGTGCTCCAACGACTATCTCGGCATGGGCCAGCACCCCAAGGTGGTCGGCGCCATGGTCGAGACCGCGACCCGCGTCGGCACCGGGGCCGGCGGCACCCGCAACATCGCGGGCACCCATCACCCGCTGGTGCAGCTCGAGGCCGAGCTCGCCGATCTGCACGGCAAGGAAGCCTCGCTGCTGTTCACCTCGGGCTACGTCTCGAACCAGACCGGCATCTCGACGCTCGCCAAGCTGATCCCGAACTGCCTGATCCTCTCGGACGCCCTGAACCACAATTCGATGATCGAGGGCGTGCGCCAGGCCGGCTGCGAACGCCAGATCTTCCGCCACAATGACGTCGCCCATCTCGAAGAACTCTTGATCGCCGCCGGCCCCGAACGGCCGAAGCTGATCGTCTGCGAGAGCCTTTATTCGATGGACGGCGACGTCGCGCCGCTCGGCAAGATCTGCGATCTCGCCGAGAAATATGGCGCCATGACCTATGTCGACGAGGTGCATGCGGTCGGCATGTACGGCCCGCGCGGCGGCGGCATCGCCGAGCGCGATGGCGTGATGCACCGGATCGACGTGCTCGAAGGCACGCTGGCGAAAGCGTTCGGCTGCCTCGGCGGCTATATCGCCGGTCGCGCCGAGATCATCGACGCGGTGCGCTCCTACGCGCCGGGCTTCATTTTCACGACCGCGCTGCCGCCGGCGATCTGCTCGGCCGCAACCGCGGCGATCCGCCATCTGAAGACCTCGAACTGGGAGCGCGAGCGCCACCAGGACCGCGCCGCCCGCACCAAGGCGATCCTGACCGCCGCCGGCCTGCCGGTGATGTCGAGCGACACCCATATCGTGCCACTGTTCGTCGGCGATCCCGAGAAGTGCAAGCGCGCCTCCGACCTGCTGCTCGAGGACCACGGCATCTACATCCAGCCGATCAACTATCCGACGGTCGCCAAGGGCTCCGAGCGGCTGCGCATCACGCCCTCGCCCTACCATGACGACGGCCTGATCGACGCGCTGGCCGATGCCCTGCTCCAGGTCTGGGACCGGCTCGGCCTGCCGCTGCACCAGAAGCCGCTGGCCGCCGAGTAA
- a CDS encoding PAS domain-containing hybrid sensor histidine kinase/response regulator: MLHDWGVIATAFAYIGLLFFIASRGDRMSAGARGRASHWIYPLSLAIYCTSWTFFGSVGFATRTSVDFLAIYVGPIVMIGLCTPLLRRVIALAKSQNITSIADFIAARYGKSQAVAATVALIAIIGSVPYIALQLKAMASSLETILSEDQAFSKIPIIGDIALMVTLAMAVFAVLFGTRHTDATEHQHGLILAIAAESIVKLVAFIAAGAFVTFWMFSPVELYERALKTPEAVRAIEYVPSIGNFLIMTLLSFCAVMLLPRQFHVSVVENSTPAEVTRARWLFPLYLVVINIFVIPIAIAGLVIFPFGAVDADMFVLALPIEGNSQLLSLAVFVGGLSAATAMVIVECVALSIMVSNDIVLPLVLPRSDDARAGQKDFGDFLLKARRFSIFAIMVMAYFYYRALGNTQLVAIGLLSFAAITQLAPAFFGGLFWRRATARGAMAGMLVGFAMWLYTLFIPSFLETSTTGLMLLQHGPFGIEALRPQALFGADLPPLLHGVLWSLALNILTYVVFSLARAPSSIELLQADVFVPNALAPIAPSFRRWRTTVTVQDIESTVKQYLGPERTREAFASFAVDRNVVLLASAPADFELLQHAERLIASSIGAASSRLVMSLLLQRRTVSAKAALKLLDDSHAALHFNREILQTALNHVRQGIAVFDADLQLICSNRQFSELLALPPHLVQLGIPLPEILEFMGAISPPPAGDSDNLLQLRLRAYTTEGEPYLERFTDRHLVIEVRANRMPGGGLVITFSDVTPSFEAAEALERANATLEKRVRDRTEELTRLNSELALAKGIAEDANASKTRFLAAASHDILQPLNAARLYVTSLVERQNGGEDSRLVENIDDSLEAIEDILGALLDISRLDAGAMTPAITSFRMADLMRSLEIEFMPIARDKGLDLRFVACSLPVESDRSLLRRLLQNFISNAIKYTPRGRVLIGCRRRGDALQISIYDTGVGIPVQKRGEIFKEFHRLEQGARIARGLGLGLSIVERLARVLNHRIAISANVSGGSAFSVTVPVATVVNHTAAVTTATPLSKTPMSGSLIVCIENDPAILDGMKTLLTAWDAEVIAVLDADGAISAIEAAGGRVTGVLVDYHLDRGTGVAAIREIRRRFGDGIPAILITADRSPAVRAAAREENIAVLNKPVKPASLRALLGQWRTQQMVAAE, encoded by the coding sequence ATGCTGCACGACTGGGGCGTTATCGCCACGGCGTTCGCCTACATCGGATTGTTGTTCTTCATTGCCAGCCGCGGCGACCGGATGTCGGCGGGCGCGCGCGGCCGTGCCAGCCACTGGATCTATCCGCTGTCACTGGCGATCTACTGCACCTCCTGGACCTTCTTCGGCTCGGTCGGCTTCGCCACCCGCACCAGCGTCGACTTCCTGGCGATCTATGTCGGCCCGATCGTGATGATCGGGCTGTGCACCCCGCTGCTCCGCCGCGTCATTGCGCTCGCCAAGTCGCAGAACATCACCTCGATCGCCGACTTCATCGCCGCGCGCTACGGCAAGAGCCAGGCGGTCGCGGCCACCGTGGCGCTGATCGCGATCATCGGCTCGGTGCCCTACATCGCGCTGCAGCTCAAGGCGATGGCCTCGTCGCTGGAAACCATCCTGAGCGAGGATCAGGCGTTCTCGAAGATCCCGATCATCGGCGACATCGCGCTGATGGTGACGCTGGCGATGGCGGTGTTCGCCGTGCTGTTCGGCACCCGCCACACCGACGCGACCGAGCACCAGCACGGGCTGATCCTGGCGATCGCCGCCGAGTCGATCGTCAAGCTGGTCGCCTTCATCGCCGCCGGCGCCTTCGTCACCTTCTGGATGTTCTCCCCGGTCGAACTCTACGAGCGCGCCCTGAAGACGCCGGAGGCGGTGCGCGCGATCGAGTATGTGCCGTCGATCGGCAATTTCCTGATCATGACGCTGCTGTCGTTCTGCGCGGTCATGCTGCTGCCGCGTCAGTTCCATGTCAGCGTGGTCGAGAATTCGACGCCCGCCGAGGTCACCCGGGCGCGCTGGCTGTTCCCGCTCTACCTCGTCGTCATCAATATCTTCGTGATTCCGATCGCGATCGCCGGCCTCGTCATCTTCCCGTTCGGCGCCGTCGATGCCGACATGTTCGTGCTGGCGCTGCCGATCGAGGGCAATTCGCAACTGCTCAGCCTTGCGGTCTTCGTCGGCGGGCTGTCGGCGGCGACCGCGATGGTGATCGTCGAATGCGTCGCGCTGTCGATCATGGTCTCCAACGACATCGTGCTGCCGCTGGTGCTGCCGCGCAGCGACGACGCCCGCGCCGGTCAGAAGGACTTCGGCGACTTCCTGCTGAAGGCGCGCCGCTTCTCGATCTTCGCCATCATGGTGATGGCGTATTTCTACTATCGCGCGCTCGGCAACACCCAGCTGGTCGCGATCGGCCTCTTGTCCTTTGCCGCGATCACCCAGCTCGCGCCGGCGTTCTTCGGCGGCCTGTTCTGGCGTAGAGCCACCGCACGCGGCGCCATGGCAGGCATGCTGGTCGGCTTCGCGATGTGGCTCTACACGCTGTTCATCCCGAGCTTCCTGGAAACCTCGACCACCGGCCTGATGCTGCTGCAGCACGGGCCGTTCGGGATCGAGGCGCTGCGGCCGCAGGCGCTGTTCGGCGCCGACCTGCCGCCGCTGCTGCACGGCGTGCTGTGGAGCCTTGCGCTCAACATCCTCACTTACGTCGTATTCTCATTGGCGCGCGCGCCGTCCTCGATCGAGCTGTTGCAGGCCGACGTGTTCGTGCCCAACGCGCTGGCGCCGATCGCGCCGAGCTTCCGGCGCTGGCGCACCACGGTGACGGTGCAGGACATCGAGAGCACGGTGAAGCAATATCTCGGCCCCGAGCGTACCCGCGAGGCGTTCGCCTCGTTCGCCGTCGACCGCAACGTCGTGCTGCTGGCATCCGCGCCGGCCGATTTCGAGCTGTTGCAGCACGCCGAGCGGCTGATCGCGTCCTCGATCGGAGCAGCGTCCTCGCGCCTCGTGATGTCACTGCTGCTGCAACGGCGGACGGTGTCGGCCAAGGCCGCGCTGAAGCTGCTCGACGATTCGCACGCCGCGCTGCATTTCAACCGCGAGATCCTGCAGACCGCGCTCAATCACGTGCGCCAGGGCATCGCGGTGTTCGACGCCGACCTGCAGCTGATCTGCTCCAACCGCCAGTTCTCCGAATTGCTCGCGCTGCCGCCGCATCTGGTGCAGCTCGGCATCCCCCTGCCCGAGATCCTCGAATTCATGGGCGCGATCAGTCCGCCGCCGGCCGGCGACAGCGACAACCTCCTGCAACTGCGGCTGCGCGCCTACACCACCGAGGGCGAGCCCTATCTGGAGCGCTTTACCGACCGCCATCTGGTGATCGAGGTGCGCGCCAACCGCATGCCGGGTGGCGGGCTCGTCATCACCTTCTCCGACGTCACGCCGAGCTTCGAGGCCGCGGAGGCGCTGGAGCGCGCCAATGCGACGCTGGAAAAGCGGGTGCGGGACCGCACCGAGGAGCTGACGCGGCTGAACTCGGAACTCGCGCTCGCCAAGGGCATCGCAGAGGACGCCAACGCCTCCAAGACGCGCTTCCTGGCCGCCGCCAGCCACGACATCCTCCAACCGCTCAATGCCGCACGGCTCTATGTCACGAGCCTCGTCGAACGCCAGAACGGCGGCGAGGATTCGCGCCTGGTCGAGAACATCGACGACTCGCTCGAAGCGATCGAAGACATCCTGGGCGCATTGCTCGATATCTCCCGGCTCGATGCCGGCGCCATGACGCCGGCGATCACGAGCTTCCGGATGGCCGATCTGATGCGCTCGCTGGAGATCGAGTTCATGCCGATCGCCCGCGACAAGGGCCTCGATCTGCGCTTCGTGGCCTGCTCGCTGCCGGTCGAATCCGACCGCTCGCTGCTGCGCCGGCTGCTGCAGAACTTCATCTCCAACGCGATCAAATACACCCCGCGCGGCCGCGTGCTGATCGGCTGCCGCCGCCGCGGCGACGCGCTCCAGATCAGCATCTATGACACCGGCGTCGGCATCCCCGTGCAGAAGCGCGGCGAGATCTTCAAGGAATTCCATCGGCTCGAGCAGGGCGCCCGGATAGCCCGCGGCCTCGGCCTCGGCCTGTCGATCGTCGAGCGGCTGGCGCGCGTGCTCAACCACCGCATCGCGATCTCGGCCAATGTGAGCGGCGGCTCGGCGTTCTCGGTCACCGTGCCGGTCGCAACCGTCGTCAACCATACCGCGGCCGTCACCACGGCGACGCCGCTGTCGAAGACGCCGATGAGCGGCTCGCTGATCGTCTGCATCGAGAACGATCCCGCCATTCTCGACGGTATGAAGACGCTGCTGACGGCGTGGGACGCCGAGGTCATTGCGGTGCTCGACGCCGACGGCGCGATCAGCGCGATCGAGGCCGCCGGCGGCCGCGTCACCGGCGTACTGGTCGACTACCATCTCGACCGCGGCACCGGCGTCGCCGCGATCCGCGAGATCCGCCGCCGCTTCGGCGACGGCATCCCGGCGATCCTGATCACCGCCGACCGCAGCCCCGCGGTGCGCGCCGCCGCGCGCGAGGAGAACATCGCGGTGCTGAACAAGCCGGTCAAGCCGGCCTCGCTGCGCGCGCTGCTCGGGCAATGGCGGACGCAGCAGATGGTGGCGGCGGAGTAG
- a CDS encoding response regulator transcription factor has protein sequence MTAAANTHLVIADDHPLFRDALRQAVSSVVSSAAISEAGSFEDLTALLERDSEVDLILLDLSMPGISGFSGLIYLRAQYPAIPVVIVSASDDAGTIRRSLDFGASGFIPKRFGVETLRDAIMKVMDGDVWVPPDTDLSAAGDPDMTRLRDRLVTLTPQQVRVLMMLSEGLLNKQIAYELGVSEATIKAHVSAILQKLGVESRTQAVIAAAKIAGGQWRQGTPPS, from the coding sequence ATGACTGCTGCTGCCAATACTCATCTTGTCATCGCCGACGACCATCCGCTGTTCCGGGATGCGTTGCGCCAGGCGGTGTCCAGCGTCGTGAGTTCGGCCGCGATCAGCGAGGCCGGATCGTTCGAGGACCTGACCGCGCTGCTGGAGCGCGACTCCGAGGTTGACCTGATCCTGCTCGATCTCAGCATGCCGGGGATCAGCGGCTTTTCCGGCCTGATCTATCTGCGGGCGCAATATCCGGCGATTCCGGTGGTCATCGTTTCCGCCAGCGACGATGCCGGAACCATCCGCCGGTCGCTCGATTTCGGCGCCTCCGGTTTCATCCCCAAGCGCTTCGGCGTCGAAACGCTGCGGGACGCCATCATGAAGGTGATGGACGGCGACGTCTGGGTTCCGCCGGACACTGATCTGTCGGCGGCCGGCGATCCCGACATGACGCGGCTGCGCGACCGTCTGGTGACACTGACCCCGCAGCAGGTTCGGGTGCTGATGATGCTGTCCGAGGGGCTGCTCAACAAGCAGATCGCCTACGAGCTCGGCGTCTCCGAAGCGACCATCAAGGCCCACGTCTCCGCCATCCTGCAGAAGCTTGGCGTCGAAAGCCGCACCCAGGCCGTGATCGCCGCCGCCAAGATCGCCGGTGGCCAGTGGCGCCAGGGCACGCCGCCGAGCTAG
- a CDS encoding MFS transporter: MTKDERFVILASSLGTVFEWYDFYLYGSLASIIGAQFFSDYPPATRDIFALLAFAAGFLVRPFGAIVFGRVGDIVGRKYTFLVTILIMGLSTFIVGLLPNAKTIGIAAPIILISLRLLQGLALGGEYGGAATYVAEHAPNGRRGYYTSFIQTTATLGLFLSLLVILFTRSITGEKDFADWGWRIPFLVSVLLLGISVWIRLRLNESPVFQRMKDEGKSSKAPLTEAFANWGNAKIVLLALLGGTMGQGVVWYTGQFYALFFLQSILKVDGYTANLLIAWSLLFGTGFFIVFGALSDRIGRKPIILAGCAIAALTFIPIFKMISSNANPALEKAIESTKVEVVADPAGCGDLFNPVGTRVFTAPCDTARAFLAQSSVKYSTTYGAAGSGVKVVVNGKDVPYANAKDGNAAITAAVAAAGYPKAGDAAIVKMAHPFDIFRPQVAAVIGLLFILVIFVTMVYGPIAAMLVELFPTKIRYTSMSLPYHIGNGWFGGLLPATAFAIVASTGDIYAGLWYPIIFAAITAVVGAIFLPETKDVDISKT; the protein is encoded by the coding sequence ATGACGAAGGATGAGCGTTTCGTCATCCTGGCGTCGTCGCTCGGCACCGTGTTCGAGTGGTACGACTTCTATCTCTACGGGTCACTGGCCAGCATCATCGGCGCGCAGTTCTTCTCCGACTACCCCCCGGCGACCCGCGACATCTTCGCCTTGCTGGCCTTTGCCGCCGGCTTCCTGGTGCGCCCGTTCGGCGCCATCGTGTTCGGCCGGGTCGGCGACATCGTCGGCCGCAAATACACCTTCCTTGTCACCATCCTGATCATGGGCCTGTCGACCTTCATCGTCGGCCTGTTGCCCAACGCCAAGACCATCGGCATCGCAGCGCCGATCATCCTGATCTCGTTGCGCCTGTTGCAGGGCCTCGCGCTCGGCGGCGAGTATGGCGGTGCGGCGACCTACGTCGCCGAGCACGCGCCAAACGGCAGGCGCGGCTATTACACCTCCTTCATCCAGACCACCGCAACGCTCGGCCTGTTCCTGTCGCTGCTGGTGATCCTGTTCACCCGTTCGATCACCGGCGAGAAGGACTTCGCGGACTGGGGCTGGCGCATACCGTTCCTGGTGTCGGTGCTGCTGCTCGGCATCTCGGTCTGGATCCGGCTGCGACTGAATGAATCGCCGGTGTTCCAGCGCATGAAGGACGAGGGCAAGAGCTCGAAGGCGCCGCTGACGGAGGCCTTCGCCAACTGGGGGAACGCCAAGATCGTGCTGCTGGCGCTGCTCGGCGGCACCATGGGTCAGGGCGTGGTGTGGTACACCGGCCAGTTCTATGCGCTGTTCTTCCTGCAATCGATCCTCAAGGTCGACGGCTACACCGCGAACCTTCTGATCGCCTGGTCGTTGCTGTTCGGCACCGGCTTCTTCATCGTGTTCGGTGCGCTGTCCGATCGGATCGGACGCAAGCCGATCATCCTGGCCGGCTGCGCGATTGCGGCGCTGACCTTCATTCCGATCTTCAAGATGATCTCCTCCAACGCCAACCCGGCGCTGGAGAAGGCGATCGAATCGACCAAGGTCGAGGTGGTTGCCGATCCCGCCGGCTGCGGCGACCTGTTCAACCCGGTCGGCACCCGCGTGTTCACCGCGCCCTGCGACACGGCCCGCGCCTTCCTCGCCCAATCGTCGGTCAAGTACTCGACGACTTATGGCGCGGCCGGCTCCGGCGTGAAGGTCGTCGTCAACGGCAAGGACGTCCCCTACGCCAACGCCAAGGACGGCAACGCGGCGATCACCGCCGCCGTGGCCGCCGCCGGCTATCCGAAGGCGGGCGACGCCGCCATCGTGAAGATGGCGCATCCGTTCGACATCTTCCGCCCGCAGGTCGCTGCCGTGATCGGCTTGCTGTTCATCCTGGTGATCTTCGTCACCATGGTGTACGGCCCGATTGCCGCGATGCTGGTCGAGCTGTTCCCGACCAAGATCCGCTACACCTCGATGTCGCTGCCCTATCACATCGGCAACGGCTGGTTCGGCGGGTTGCTACCGGCGACCGCGTTCGCGATCGTGGCCTCGACCGGCGATATCTACGCCGGCCTCTGGTATCCGATCATCTTCGCAGCAATCACCGCGGTGGTCGGTGCGATCTTCCTGCCGGAAACCAAGGACGTCGACATCAGCAAGACCTGA
- a CDS encoding secondary thiamine-phosphate synthase enzyme YjbQ, whose translation MNASRTITRSAPSFVAATSIVSSHLAVETPGAGFTDITREVAKFLREVGAGEGVVTLFIRHTSASLMIQENADPAVLLDLMTALDRAAPEDGGWRHDTEGPDDMPAHIKTMLTATSLQIPVLDGEMALGTWQGIYLIEHRARAHRREIVLQFIGATKS comes from the coding sequence ATGAACGCATCCAGGACCATCACGCGCTCGGCGCCATCCTTCGTCGCGGCGACCAGCATCGTCTCGTCGCATCTTGCGGTCGAAACGCCGGGCGCCGGCTTCACCGACATCACGCGCGAGGTCGCAAAATTCCTGCGCGAGGTGGGCGCCGGCGAGGGCGTGGTGACGCTGTTCATCCGTCATACCTCGGCCTCACTGATGATCCAGGAGAATGCCGATCCGGCGGTGCTGCTCGACCTGATGACGGCGCTCGATCGCGCCGCGCCGGAAGACGGCGGCTGGCGTCACGACACCGAAGGTCCCGATGACATGCCAGCGCATATCAAGACCATGCTGACGGCGACCTCGCTGCAGATCCCCGTGCTCGACGGCGAGATGGCGCTCGGCACCTGGCAGGGCATCTATCTGATCGAGCATCGCGCCCGGGCTCACCGGCGCGAGATCGTGCTGCAATTCATCGGCGCGACCAAAAGCTGA
- a CDS encoding 2-hydroxychromene-2-carboxylate isomerase, producing MSRQIDYYFSLQSPWAYIGHKPFVRLVKAYDLKVNYRPVLLVDLFSETGGLPLAQRHPVRQRYRMIELQRWRDKRGLDFHLQPANWPFNGRLADGVVIAALEAGLDPEPFLQRAYPSVWENELNLADAATLVKLADDAGLPGRELVERSASDAIGAAYEQNRQTALDAGVFGSPGYVLDGEVFWGQDRIELLEDALKSGRKPYSSVV from the coding sequence ATGTCACGCCAGATCGATTACTACTTCTCGCTGCAATCACCCTGGGCCTATATCGGCCACAAGCCCTTTGTGCGGCTCGTAAAGGCTTACGATCTCAAGGTAAATTACCGGCCCGTCCTGCTGGTCGATCTGTTCTCCGAGACCGGCGGGCTGCCGCTCGCCCAGCGCCATCCGGTGCGGCAGCGCTACCGGATGATCGAGTTGCAGCGCTGGCGCGACAAGCGCGGGCTGGATTTTCACCTCCAGCCGGCCAATTGGCCGTTCAATGGGCGGCTTGCCGATGGCGTCGTGATCGCGGCGCTCGAGGCCGGCCTCGATCCCGAGCCATTCTTGCAGCGGGCCTATCCTTCGGTGTGGGAGAATGAGCTCAATCTTGCCGACGCTGCGACGCTGGTGAAGCTCGCCGACGATGCCGGCCTGCCCGGCCGGGAACTCGTGGAGCGCTCCGCCTCCGATGCGATCGGCGCGGCCTACGAGCAGAATCGCCAGACTGCATTGGACGCCGGCGTGTTCGGCTCGCCTGGCTATGTGCTCGATGGCGAGGTGTTCTGGGGGCAGGACCGGATCGAATTGCTCGAGGACGCGTTGAAGTCAGGCCGCAAGCCCTATAGCTCTGTGGTCTAG
- a CDS encoding AtpZ/AtpI family protein, whose amino-acid sequence MAENTNDGADGSRDQSPPDEAALSARLGSLDHRLSEIRDSRRSKTDQSGTESGDSAARASAMALGFRLSSELIAGVAVGAAIGWGFDRLLSTSPFGFIVLTLLGFVAGVVNVVRSAGVASGKR is encoded by the coding sequence ATGGCTGAGAACACCAACGACGGCGCAGATGGAAGTCGCGATCAATCGCCTCCTGACGAAGCTGCGCTTTCCGCAAGGCTCGGAAGTCTCGATCATCGGTTGTCAGAAATTCGCGACAGCCGCAGGAGCAAGACTGATCAATCCGGTACTGAAAGCGGGGACAGTGCCGCCAGAGCTTCGGCGATGGCGCTCGGTTTTCGTCTTTCCTCGGAGCTGATCGCGGGCGTTGCCGTCGGAGCGGCGATTGGCTGGGGGTTCGACCGTTTGCTGTCGACGTCGCCATTCGGCTTCATCGTGTTAACGCTGCTCGGCTTCGTCGCCGGCGTGGTCAACGTGGTGAGGTCCGCGGGCGTGGCCTCGGGCAAGCGCTGA
- a CDS encoding F0F1 ATP synthase subunit A has product MKIDPIHQFNIEPLFTLGHIGNHTIAFTNSSLFMLIAVLLIALLMLASGRDLVPGRLQSVAEISYEFVASTIRSTAGAEGMKFFPLIFSLFMFLCVSNLVGVIPYTFTIASHLIVTAALALLVFFTVLIYGVYKNGLKFFSIFVPHGVPVYILPLVMFIEILSFFLRPVSHSVRLFANMLAGHIALKVFAGFVAMLGFSLGALGWVGGVLPLALTIALYALELLVAFLQAYVFAILTCIYLNDAIHPGH; this is encoded by the coding sequence ATGAAAATCGACCCGATCCACCAGTTCAATATCGAGCCCCTCTTCACGCTCGGCCACATCGGCAATCACACGATCGCCTTCACCAATTCGTCGCTCTTCATGCTCATCGCGGTGCTCTTGATTGCGCTGCTGATGCTGGCGAGCGGCCGGGACCTGGTTCCGGGACGTCTGCAGTCGGTCGCCGAAATCTCCTACGAATTCGTCGCGTCGACGATTCGCAGCACGGCCGGCGCGGAAGGCATGAAGTTCTTCCCGCTGATCTTCTCGCTCTTCATGTTCCTGTGCGTCTCGAACCTCGTGGGCGTCATTCCCTACACCTTCACGATCGCGAGCCACCTGATCGTCACCGCAGCGCTTGCGCTGCTGGTGTTCTTCACCGTCCTGATCTACGGCGTCTACAAGAACGGCCTGAAATTCTTCAGCATCTTCGTCCCCCACGGCGTTCCGGTCTACATCCTGCCGCTGGTCATGTTCATCGAGATCCTGTCGTTCTTCCTGCGGCCGGTCTCGCACAGCGTTCGTCTGTTCGCCAACATGCTGGCCGGCCACATCGCGCTGAAGGTGTTCGCGGGCTTCGTCGCGATGCTCGGCTTCTCGCTCGGCGCGCTCGGCTGGGTCGGCGGCGTGCTGCCGCTTGCGCTCACGATTGCGCTGTACGCTCTCGAACTGCTGGTCGCATTCCTGCAGGCCTACGTGTTCGCGATCCTGACCTGCATCTACCTCAACGACGCCATTCATCCGGGACACTAA
- a CDS encoding F0F1 ATP synthase subunit C: MEPAAAKLIGAGIACIGMGGAGVGVGIIFGNYLAAAVRNPSAAQGQFGNLIFGFAVTEALGIFSLLIALLLLFVPL; encoded by the coding sequence ATGGAACCGGCAGCAGCAAAACTTATCGGCGCGGGCATCGCGTGCATCGGCATGGGCGGTGCGGGCGTCGGCGTGGGCATCATCTTCGGCAACTACCTCGCCGCTGCGGTGCGTAACCCCTCGGCCGCTCAGGGCCAGTTCGGCAACCTGATCTTCGGCTTCGCCGTGACCGAAGCGCTCGGCATCTTCTCGCTGCTGATCGCGCTGCTCCTGCTGTTCGTTCCGCTCTGA